The genomic stretch agtatgtcaagtatttcattTCAAACCTTTGATGCAAAGCCTCTACCAAAGATTGGAACTTGTAATTATCATCGATTAATACTTCAGGGGCCACTCTATGCTTCCCGTGGTGAAAGACATCCATCAAGGCTTTTGGAATGGTATCATGCAGTTGCTGGAAATCGATAGTGAACTGGCTGACTACCGGACCAATCCAATCGGCAGACAATTGAAGTAGAGTCTCTGCCGGCAGAGGACGTGACCACGATAAATGTCACTAATATTGATCCGTAGTTTTGCTGGGAGTAGAAGAGAGTGAGCGGAATGAGACAAAGTGATCGTTTTATCATTGCTTCCTGAATTTTGATATCACTCATCTACCTTGAATGCTTTGAGAGAGCACATTCCAATGGCTCTATACATATTCTTCGCAAATCCATACCAGTCAGCCCATACTCTGTCGGACCTTCGGCCACATAGTGAACATCTCAAAACACCCTCTCAAACATCTTCAAGCACCATCTACCATGAGATCATCACGACGCTGTGACAGCTCTGATAGGGGAAATCAAAGCACGTTATCGTCTAGCCGTTCGTTCATACCTGAGCCCCCAGTTCGTAGGTAGAATATCGTTTGTACTCGCAATATCTAATGCCGCATACGCAAATCATGGGGGGTCTTCTGCGTAGTCTTTCGAACTGTTAGGTAGACCCTCAAATACAGTTCCAGAAGTACTTACGAATTTTCTGAAGGTTCGTTGAGAGTCGTGGCTATGTACCGAAGAGTCTCTGTGGCAGAGTGATGGAAAGGGAAGAATTGATCACAATTCTCAAAGCCACACCCTATGTGGTTCGCTGTACGATTATCTCGCCAGGCACGAAAGTCTCTTGGATGTGCATCCAGAAGCTGATATAGCCCGTTTCCAGAGCGCACCACTTGCGACGCCATTTCTGGCATCGGCATCAACGGGTCTTCTCGATTCGGAGCTGGCTTTTCGACAACTTCTACAACCTGTCCGTCTGCGTTGATCCATATCTCTGGCGCCGCTTTGTGAGTATCAGACTTCACAAATTCTTCTAAGGCTGCCACGACTTTGCGACGCAGCTGCTCAAGGCCGATGACCACTTGATCAGTCACATAGACTGAATCGAGTCGCCACAAACGTATTCTGATCGTTGAATTAGCCGGAACATGGCATGACTCCAAGACAAGAATCAGCACGCTGACACGCAGGTCTTCAAGTGCTGCCAATTGCCCGAGTCTGAAGTCTAGTATCATCTCAAATCCAGCCTGCAGCTGAAGAGTGGAGTCGGTATACGTGGAATTGGTAGAACTGAAAGCAGTCCGGAGTAGTTGACGAAGCTTTGTAAAATTCGAGAAGTCACTGCGTACCGTAGAAGTAGTCATCTTAGCCGTCAAGGGGTTTAGGTTCAAGAAGAGGCCCCGCCACTCCTTGTATAAGCGTCGATTTGTGTACGTCGCCTCGTTTTTGAAGTGAGTTTCGGTATCAAGGTCGACGGTAATACCCTCGGGGGGGAGGATGACGTCGCTCCAAATCTTTGTTAAAAGATAATGAGGAAGTCCCATGAGTGTCATCGGACTTTTTCTCTCAATAATACTCAGCCGGTTCGCATCATCGTCACCTGATACAATTTTGCTCGTGTATGTCGGCTCATGCCATATCTGAGGATACTTGTCTTCAGAGGCATGGTTGGCACTTGTATACCACAGAATCAGCCCACCAGATCCATTGAGATTGAGATGTACGGCATCTAATAACGGAAGATATCTCCGAAGATTCAATTGGTCGTCTCGTAGAGCGTGGAAGTTGCGCGTCATGGCAGCTACGTTGTAACTTCGGTCCCAGCTGGAATCCGACAGGCATGTGGCGACGATGAAGCTCATTTCTAGCGTAAGATCGGCGCTCCAGAGCACCTGCAATATTCCCAACACATCCAGCACACCTGTCTCATCTATCTGTCCCGACCATCTGGGGTAGAAGTAGTTCTCGTCATAGCAAGTTGCGTACACGTCAAGTGTAACATGGCGGAGCAGCTGAGCGTTTGAACCGATGGTACTGATCCATGTTTGGAAAGGTCCCACGGCACCAACCTTTTTATGGGATCCGATCCTGAGCATGGGAGCTTTCTCTTGACTTAGGATGAAAGTGTTTCTCGTGTAGAGTACTGGAGCCGCTTCTTTTAGGATCTTCTTATAGGTAGAGAATAACGCTACCGCAGATCCTGTCTTGCTACGAAAATGAGTACCGGTAATCTCATCTTCTGACTTGTGTGTTTTGCTGAAGATGACGCGCATACGCTCCTTGGATTCGAACAAGAGGTCATAGATCCGGTTTCGCAACTCGGCCGGTAGTGTGAGGAAAGATTTAGCGTTTGGGTCGTGGGGTTTGGAGCTGCGACCGCTTTCGCGCAACAGCGATGATAGACCGGCCATGTTTGTGAGTATTGGGTGACGAAGGGTGGGCCCTTGACCCAAGTGTGGGAAGATCGGGGGACTGTGTACAGTGAGATTCTATCCCGTGTCCTTGTGTATTCCGGGTCAGTGTTAGAGCTGTGTGAGAGAAAGCTTGTGAAGGGACTGCGCTACTAGATCAATCTACCAGGTGCACGTACCATGGCGATAGCCGTTTGCTCTGTGCGACGCAAGTGAGAGAGGCACCTGCTGCATGTGAGTAACAGCCCTGGAGTGAGGTGATTGTAGCAGAAAAGAATGTGATGTAGTGCGCATTAGGAAATGATGCGCAACATACTCGACAGTTTGGATAatggcgactacagtggccttttTTTTTACTAGCATGTCAAGTATTTTGTATGCCCCAGGCGGCCTGCGCAGTTCAATGTGTCCAGATGAGCTTCATGGTAGCGAACAAGTCAACCTGGTTCTACTCCACTACAACCAAAGTTTCTCATTGCCCCAACACAGTCTCCCTATAGGAAAAACATAGCCTGCATGCTCAATTAAAGATCAGTTCGGGCTGGAGATAGACTCAGTAGTAGTAGTACTAGTCAGTAGTACTCGTAGATTTCCAAATTTGGGTAGTGCATTGTTTAGGGCTGAGCCACCCGCGGTCATGGTGGGGCTCACATGTGGCTGGTCCACTGTGGCTCGGCCCAAGCTTGAACCTCGTAGCTGCTCGGGCACCAAGAGGATGCGCAACTAGAAACAGGCTTGATACAACAACGGCTTCATATCCACTCTTTATTCTATTCGGTAGGCTATCGACGCTTACGATTCTCCGGACACGTCTGTTGCTATTGCCTTCCACAACACCTCCATCACTGTTGCCTACTACAAACCCCATCGCTGTTGCCTTCTAGTACGACACGTAGCAGCAGAACTCCTACCATATACAAAAACATGTTCAATCGAGACCGGGTTCCAGGTCTGCCTGGAAACTCACCCCGTCCACCTCAGCGCAACGACGGCTACGGACGACCcccacaacaacaacctcCAGCACAGCGAGGTCCAGATACGAGGATGGGTGGATATGACGACCGACCGCCTGCCGGCGCCCCGCCAGGTGCGCAGCGCATGCCAGCAAGAGAACCACCGGgaggaggtggtggtggtggcggcggtggaGGACCTGCGAGGCAATTGCGGCCCATTAAGAGCCCCGGAGGCAATGCGTATGCTTTTGGTAACATGTACGTACCGGTTTGATGTAGCCTCCTGGGTTTATTGTTATCATAGCATACGCTGACGAAAACAGCGTCGCAGTATCTCCCCAGGACTTCCAAGCAAACCCGGACGGCTCCGACATCTACATAATGGTCAATGGAAATTTTGCTCTCTCTGCAAGACCTACACAAGGCTGTGGACCAGGCGAAATCGGACTCACAGACGCACAACGAACATGGGCGGGTATCTCACTTGGACCTCAGGAGGTTGTCACGGCATCCCAATACGATCCCTTCAGTCACGGCGGCGGCAAATCGTACCTAGGTTCCGTTGAAATAGAAGTCGGATTTGCGGGAAGAAAGACAACGGAGACGCCGTATGACCAAGACGAGCTTGCAACTTTCTTCAAGAAGAGCTTCGAAAACCAGCTGCTGGCACCAGGCCAACAACTCCTTCTCGATATAAAGAATATACCACTCAGGATGATGATACGAACTGTAACACTCGCAGACCTATCTATGGAAAAGGAGGAGACTGATGCGCCAGCCATTACCGATCCACGCGCTCGTGGTATCCTCACAAGACATACCCAGGTCGACTTCTTCAAGGACGCTCGGACAGACATCAAGTTGAAGGCATCTGCGAGACGGGCGGCTGCAAACTCCATCATTCAGCCAGGATTCAAGTTCGAGGACATGGGCATTGGTGGCCTGGATACTGAGTTCGCTGCCATCTTCCGCCGAGCTTTCGCATCGCGCATCTTCCCCCCAGGTATCCGAGAGCGGTTGGGTATTGAGCACGTGCGCGGAATGCTTCTGTACGGTCCTCCCGGTACTGGCAAAACCTTGATTGCGAGACAGATAGGAAAGATGCTCAACGCCCGCGAGCCCAAGGTCATCAACGGTCCAGAAGTGTTGAACAAGTACGTCGGAGCTTCTGAGGAGAACATCCGTAAGATGTTTGCAGATGCCGAGAAAGAGCAAAAGGAAAAGGGTGATGAGAGCGGTTTGCATATCATCATCTTTGACGAGCTTGATGCCGTGTGCAAGCAAAGAGGCTCCggtgctggtggtggcaCTGGTGTAGGAGACAGCGTTGTCAACCAGCTGCTGTCCAAGCTCGATGGTGTCGAAGCACTGAACAATATCTTGCTTATTGGTATGACGAACCGTATGGACATGATCGACGAGGCCCTTTTACGTCCCGGTCGTCTCGAAGTACATTTGGAGATTTCCCTTCCCGACGAATCAGGTCGAGCCCAGATTCTCAAGATTCACACAACCAAGATGCGCAAGAACAACGTTCTAGAGCCAGACGTCAGCGTCGAAGAGCTTGCAAAGCTCACAAAGAACTTTTCGGGGGCTGAATTGAATGGATTAGTCAAAGCAGCTACGTCATACGCCTTTGGTCGACATCTCCAGGGTGGTACTACTGTCAAAGCAGACGTCGAGGACATCAAAGTCAAGCGTGTAGACTTTTTGAGCGCCCTCGATGACGTGAAGCCGCTCTTTGGTGTTGCCGAGGAGGAATTAGGCAGGCGGTTACGACATGGCATTATTCACTTTTCGCCTTTTATCAAGGACATCCTGGAAGAAGCACGACTGTACATGAACCAGGTCAGGAAGCCAGAGTCAAGTCCGCTGTTGTCCGTTGCCTTGCATGGACCCCCTGGGTCCGGGAAGACAGCAATGGCTGCAAAGATGGCCATAGATTCGGGATATCCATTTATCAAACTGATATCAGCCGAAGATATGATCGGGTACAGCGAGATGCAAAAGGTGCAACAGCTCGACAAGACATTCAGAGACGCGTACAAGAGTCCGTTGAGTGTCATTGTGATTGACTCGATCGAGTTGCTGTTGGACTGGGTACCAATTGGACCCAGGTTCAGCAATACCGTCTTGGCTGCGCTCAAGGTGCTTCTCGCCAAGGAGCCACCAAAGGTACGTTTGACAGCTCGACAGCCGTTTCTGCAGATAATCTGGCATAATAAAGTTTCCGGCTAACAGGTTTGACAGGACCGCCgtctcctcatcttcgccACAACGACCGAGCGCTCGGTTCTCACTCAACTCGACCTCTTTGCCCGATTCGATGCTGAAATCGCCGTCCCCAACGTAAACACGCAGGCGGAACTCGCAAACGTGTTGCGCGAATCCGGCGCCTTTTCAGACCACGACCAGCAGCGTGCGATTAGTGAGATTGCGGATATCACCGGTAGCGCCGAGATTGGCGTCGGCATCAAGAAGATTCTCACCGGTATTGAGACGGCCAAGCAGGACCAGGATGTGCCTGGTCGCTTTGCACGCGTCATGTCACGCGCTATTGCTGCAAACAGGGGATCGTAGTCGTGCTGTGATGTAGTTGTTTTCCGGTGTAGAAAGATACTTTGGGGATTTACCAGGACTTAGCTGTACTAGAATTACGAGATTAGAGTATACCGTAGTCATTCCAAAGCTAAATATACACTGCCAGAAGTCTGACCTGCTGTATGTGGGTATTGATTCCAATCCAAACCCCCAAGGTCCGACTGCTTTGTAGTCGCCAACCCTCGTTTTCGTCGTGTATCTCCCTGTGTATCTTCCTGTGTGTCGGAGGCAAAATGCCGCGTTCGGTTCCACGGCATGGTCCCCGAGCTCGCTCACCCCGAACCTGGTTCTGTCACTTGTCAGACTGCTTTTCAATAACCTCACAGCTGATGATTGTGCGCATATGCAGGCCCTTGAATGTGGAGGGGGTGGGGAAGGGTTTCTTGGTTGTACTCGATGAGGGTGAGGCCGGGTTTTGCCGATGTTGGGAGTTTTTATACCCGGGTGGTGGATTGGAGGGGGGGTTTTGGGGCGTCTACGAGAGGAGAGTGTTGAAATGAGGAGAGACATGTTAGGAGTGGGGGAACGATGGGATGCAGTAGGCAGACTGGTAGCTCTGTAGTATCGCTGCGAGATCTGTGGTTCTGTGGCATGATTTCTGTTCATGTGTATGCCCTATGTGTAATGTAACGCCTAAGACCTACCACACACCTACCAACTATCCATACACCACTTATCCCTTCAACCATCCCATCCTATCCTACCATCCACACACACACCTCTCCAGGACGATGGGCGTGGCATCCAAAACACCCCCTTTCATGTCGCACTTGGGCCGCTCTGCTTCCGAGAGTCCGCAGCACTTAGTCTACCGTacacaacaccaacaccaaaCTACAACTAGCTTCTGTAGTAAAGCAGGGTAATACAACATGTCATAGCTCCGTTTCGCCAACTTGGTTCTTTGGAGAGGGATGAAGAAACGAGATTTGTTATCTGAAACCTGAAACGCTAGAGTTTTGGTTGCATGTCTTTGTGTGTTTTGTTCTGTTGTGCTGTGTTTGTGTGTGACAAGAGCTTGCGTTAATTTGTCTCTGTTGGCGGGTATCGGTGGGACCGGGTTCATTTTGGGGGTACGGGTAGCCGATCTGCCGGCGCTGGAGGTACGTGGATACATGGGAGGGGGAGCGATTTGAAGGATGTGTAAGTGGGGGTCACATGATATCTCTGGTTATGTCGTCACCACCCAGGCGCATATGGACGATGAGGGGGCGTGATCACCGTGGCATTTTGGAAGCCCCACACTAACACGTGCATTCGATCTGACACATTCTCATTTGTATGTACTCGTGAGTGGACCCTCTCCACTAGGAGTAGAGCCATCTGCCACATTGGTCATATAGGCCGTTTACATCAACATGTGAGTAAAAAGAAAGACAAGAGACCTGAAACACCCCAGATACGATGACCCCGTGACTGAACTAGGCGGGGCTGATAAACAGCGGGATCATCATGACGCCAATCCGAAAACAGTCTCCAGTTCCCAAACATAAGGAGACGAAGGAAATAAGAATGAACGTAGTCTCCCAGCGTCCCTAAGACCGTCGCCCCGGCATCATGCCCCGTTCGTCCGGTCTCAGATGAATGAGCTTGCTGACCAGGTCGCCGCCCACGCATGACAGATCGATCGTCGACCGCTGGCCAGGAACCACGCCAGCTACCCGCACCGTCCCAGCCCCAGAGATCGTTTGAAAGCCGCTATTCGCTCGCTAGCTATCAGCAAGCGCGTAGCACTTGCATCAAGCGGCGGGCCGAACCGCGTCACATTTCTGAAATAAGAAAAGCTGGCGTGTGGGACGCTAAAGCAGCGAGGCCGTCTGCCGAGAGTGGAGCGGAGTGGAGCGGAGTTTCGAACTACAGCTCGCAACTTCATGCCCACTTCGAAGTCCGTTGAAGAGAAGCCGAGTAAAATAAATTGTAGAAAAAGCAATGAAATCCAGGGAATCATGAAGCGACAGAATACCTCCCAAGTTTTGACGTAACCGAAAGTTTTATGTTTGTATCATCAACAGGCCGCGAGGCGGTTTTTTAGGGGTTTGAGAGGACTAGTAGTCCACGGGCGCTGGGAATCGTCCCTGGGCGGTGCGGAATTGATCTGGGTACTTGCGGGCAGCTCGCTCGTTCAGTGAGCTATCGAAATTGTCAGCCTTGCTCTTCAAATGTGGTAGTTACGGTAAACTCACTCTACTCTCTTCTGGGTCCATTGTAGATCCTTCTGAACTTCCTTTGCGGCCTTCATGCCATCTGCAAAGTTCATGCGCGCACCGGCCAGTCGTCGCTGAGCGAGTTGCTGCAATTCGAGCAGTTCGCGATGCTTGGCATTCAGTTCACCGGATCTGTGAATCTGGTTAGCTTACTTGTCGTCTGCGATGGCAGGGATGGGGCTTTAAAACGTACGTCTGTGCTTGCTTTGCTAGGCTACGGTCTAGTGGCATCGGGTCGAAAGAACCGTTGACTCGGCTACCCATGTATTCGAGAAGGTCCACGCTGGCGGCGCCACTAGTCGATTCGTAGTCGCTTGCACTACCAGCATAATTGCTGGAGGTCGCTGATGGCTCGTATGACGGCACACCGGAAGTTGTGGTACTGTCTGGAGCTTCCGGTGGTGATGCTGACACGCGTCCAAAGCCATGCTGTTGGGGCGGGTAGTAGAAGCCAGGCTTCTGTGGCATGTTGATCGGGTAGGAGGACTGGGGGTAGTGGTAGAAGGAGTGTGTAGAAGCCATCTTGGGTATTGTTCAAGTGTTTGTAAGGTAGCGTAGAAGATGTAGACTGATTGGTGTAAAGGCAAGTGATGTAGTGGTATCAAGTCAAGATGAGTGAAGCTGAGGATCAAGTCCAAATGTGATGGAGTTGGAATGATATATGCAGCGAGGTGAATAGAAGACTGGAAAGAAGAAGTGCAAGAGCTGTATCAAGGCGCCTTTTTATACCCATCCTTCATCAGCACGCCAGGAGCATGCTGGTCGATGGGGCATGGCCTTGACCCCTTCATGCCGACCCAAGTCCGTAACCCCGCCTGTGTGGTGATAAAGCTGCATAGACTTGCGTCCACTGAGGTCTGTTTCCGCTAGACCCGGTCTCCAGAGCGTCATAAAGAATGGGCTGGAAGAGCGGTCTTGACTGTGGGCCGCAGCCGATGCACGATGCCTCGGGGCAACACTGAATGCTCAAGAAGCCAATTGGCCGGGACAAGAAACTAGTGGAAAAGGGCCTCAGCCCGTATCAGCACACAAGGTTTGACGGGGCGAATTGGCGTTCAATGGCGAAAAGTTGCGAGTGTGAAAGCAGTGCCGGCCATCGACGGCACCAGTGCATGGCTAAGGCAGCGAGACATGGTAAGCGCAGCAGACGCGGACGCCAATTCCATGCAAAAGCAGCGACTGTGGAGATCTGTACATGCATGGGTGGTTGCCGACGGAGGTGCTAAGTGTTGTCAAGTTGATGCGTTGGCTCGACAGATGGCGACGCCTGGGGACATGCAATCTGGAAGCGGGATGCGGAGGATGCTACAGTGCATGCCACCAGTGGCGGAATTTGTTTGCACTCGCTCAACGAAGAGGGCCGGATTGCGCGCGCGGACACGCAGCACAAGGGGAGGACGGCATCTGGTGGCATTGACGTCCATGGTCATGGTCATGGTCGTGGCCATGGGAGGACGTTCAGGAATATTCGGGTCCAGCAGAGCCCCGCCTGCTCGAGCGCGCTGCCCCTCAATTGGGCCCGATGCGTCATCCTGGCGAACTGGCGACTGGCAATTTCACCCAGGCCAGTTTGACGACCATTGGCCCTGCACGCGAATACAACGCCTTCTGCCCTTCTGCGCCGTCTTCTTAGCGCTTGATGCCTGAAGCCGATGTTGGATCCTGGCTCCGCGTAACCTCGCACGACACCTCACTCGCGTCCGCAGACGTGCCAATTGCAACTCTACCACAATTTAACGGCGCGTCTTGTGGCGGTGAGGAATTCCGTCTAGCTCGCTACTCTTGCAGGTCATCAGTCCGCTATGCGCCCAACGGCCTTGCCTACACGTACATACTGACCCATGCGTGCAGGTACTGCTTCATCATTGCCCGTACTGATGCCGACCCAATGCCCTTGCGGCTATGTCCTGCTGCCGCGTCGCATTCTAACTTGGATCGCACCCGTCTTGATCATGCTGTCATCCGTGACTGCATCGTGTGTGCAATGGCCTCCTCGGCCATTGGACCCTCAAGTCGACCGTCTCTGCACGTGGCGCCATGTCGAGGTCATGGTAAGCTTGTGTTCACCAAAGCCGTTACATTGGCGTTCCGATGGCGCTATACGAGCCGATCCGGTGTCACAACTGTCAAAGACAGCCATGTGAGCTGCGCGTGGAAGTTATGGCGGACCTACTGTCACACAAGAGTCCAGTATCTGCTCTTAAGCCATAGATGCGGACAACCAGCCCAGCCCCAATAGAGTCCTTCTACAATCCTCCGGGCCACTCCTATGCAGGAACTATGCGCCGAACCAGGTATGCAGTCTCGGTAACACTGCGCTACTGAAACAGATGCACTGCTAGGATCGTCTTGACGAGGGGCTACCCATCCTTCGGGCTTCACTAGGTACAAGTTGCTGTATGACACTTCGGCGATCATGTTGATGCCTGTGGGGCTTGCACTCGCCTAAGTATGCTGCATATGGATAAGGTCACTTCTGACAGCGGGAGCCACTAAAAGGCTGTGGATAGATAGAAGCTTGTCGGCCGGAGATTTCATCACTACCGAGCATGCATTCCTCGgaacagcagcagcagccatCTCCTTGTTGGCATGCATAGCTGAGACTTGCTAATAGCATGGGGGATAGTCTTGAAATAGTCTTGATTTCTGCTCCTCCTCCGTGTAGGCCGCAGTCATAATGCAGGTACCACCAAGAGCTCTTTACCTACCATGTAGTCTCCGGAACCGGGGCTACGGATTTGCTTCTACATCGCCGCTATCGAAATCGGGCCTGTTGTGACTCTGACACTCGATCGCTAATAGACAGGTAGCTGTTTTTGTGTTTTGGCTGGTCTCGCCATTACTTGGTCTACCAGTCAGCTACGAACCATTTCAGACTGGCTACGGAACTCACGCCATCAACTGACGCCCTTCTTGAGCTTTGCCCAAGGGTCCTCGATGAAGCTCGGTAGGAAGTAGGCAGTGTCTCCGTTCTCTGCTTGA from Pyrenophora tritici-repentis strain M4 chromosome 1, whole genome shotgun sequence encodes the following:
- a CDS encoding SpoVK, ATPase AAA+ class gives rise to the protein MVNGNFALSARPTQGCGPGEIGLTDAQRTWAGISLGPQEVVTASQYDPFSHGGGKSYLGSVEIEVGFAGRKTTETPYDQDELATFFKKSFENQLLAPGQQLLLDIKNIPLRMMIRTVTLADLSMEKEETDAPAITDPRARGILTRHTQVDFFKDARTDIKLKASARRAAANSIIQPGFKFEDMGIGGLDTEFAAIFRRAFASRIFPPGIRERLGIEHVRGMLLYGPPGTGKTLIARQIGKMLNAREPKVINGPEVLNKYVGASEENIRKMFADAEKEQKEKGDESGLHIIIFDELDAVCKQRGSGAGGGTGVGDSVVNQLLSKLDGVEALNNILLIGMTNRMDMIDEALLRPGRLEVHLEISLPDESGRAQILKIHTTKMRKNNVLEPDVSVEELAKLTKNFSGAELNGLVKAATSYAFGRHLQGGTTVKADVEDIKVKRVDFLSALDDVKPLFGVAEEELGRRLRHGIIHFSPFIKDILEEARLYMNQVRKPESSPLLSVALHGPPGSGKTAMAAKMAIDSGYPFIKLISAEDMIGYSEMQKVQQLDKTFRDAYKSPLSVIVIDSIELLLDWVPIGPRFSNTVLAALKVLLAKEPPKDRRLLIFATTTERSVLTQLDLFARFDAEIAVPNVNTQAELANVLRESGAFSDHDQQRAISEIADITGSAEIGVGIKKILTGIETAKQDQDVPGRFARVMSRAIAANRGS
- a CDS encoding KxDL domain containing protein produces the protein MASTHSFYHYPQSSYPINMPQKPGFYYPPQQHGFGRVSASPPEAPDSTTTSGVPSYEPSATSSNYAGSASDYESTSGAASVDLLEYMGSRVNGSFDPMPLDRSLAKQAQTSGELNAKHRELLELQQLAQRRLAGARMNFADGMKAAKEVQKDLQWTQKRVDSLNERAARKYPDQFRTAQGRFPAPVDY